The following are from one region of the Salmo trutta chromosome 22, fSalTru1.1, whole genome shotgun sequence genome:
- the LOC115158603 gene encoding mediator of RNA polymerase II transcription subunit 8: MQQREEKLLDASVESLISRVAHLKNALHSFIYKLENEYERLTWPSVLDNFALLSGQLNTINKLLRNEKTPSFRQQIIIPLLLSPDRDEELAKLTEQRVPVFSHEIVPDHLRTKPDPEVEEQEKQLSAEAARIGPEVAQKQIQTLNKLCSNLLEKLNNPRDDRDADSAAIRQNKPSFNPADTNALVAAVGFGKGLSKCRPPGPVAPGHTGQGPMMSGGPTLQQVTIGGGSGQQQGMGPGAPQQQGQPGKMPCNIKTNIKAASSMHPYNR, translated from the exons ATGCAG CAACGAGAAGAAAAATTGCTGGACGCATCCGTGGAATCGCTTATTTCCCGCGTAGCTCATCTAAAAAACGCTCTTCACAGTTTCATCTACAAGTTGGAAAACGAGTATGAACGACTGACATG GCCCTCTGTGTTGGACAACTTTGCCCTCTTGTCTGGTCAGTTGAACACCATCAATAAACTGTTGAGGAATGAGAAGACGCCATCTTTCCGCCAGCAGATCATCATCCCCCTGCTGTTGTCTCCAGACAGGGATGAAGAACTAGCT AAACTGACAGAGCAACGCGTGCCTGTGTTCAGCCATGAGATTGTGCCGGATCACCTGCGCACCAAGCCTGATCCAGaggtggaggagcaggagaaacAGCTGAGTGCAGAAGCTGCCCGGATAGGACCTGAGGTGGCACAG AAACAAATCCAGACACTGAACAAGCTCTGTTCAAATCTACTGGAGAAACTGAACAATCCTCGCGATGACAGGGATGCAGACAGTGCAG CTATACGGCAGAACAAACCATCTTTCAACCCTGCTGACACCAATGCACTGGTGGCAGCGGTGGGATTTGGGAAGGGGCTTTCGAAGTGCAGGCCCCCTGGTCCTGTGGCACCTGGACACACAGGACAAGGGCCCATGATGAGCGGAGGTCCCACCTTACAGCAGGTCACCATCGGTGGGGGTTCAGGCCAGCAGCAAGGCATGGGGCCTGGTGCTCCTCAGCAGCAAGGACAGCCAG GGAAAATGCCATGCAACATCAAGACAAACATCAAGGCTGCCTCCTCAATGCATCCTTACAACCGATAa